From the genome of Prunus persica cultivar Lovell chromosome G8, Prunus_persica_NCBIv2, whole genome shotgun sequence:
CAATTgttattagttaattttattctctgaatgtttttttctttttcaaatatcATTATCATCGGTTTTTAAATATTGGTTCTTGAATGTCCAAGTTTGATGATAATGATGTTAAAAGTTCATACTTTGTGTATATTTAGGGCAAGAAAAATAGACAGGACCTCAGtcgtgattttttttaaaagattagAATGAAGATGGCTCTGTTGTTCTCGCTATAGCGAATGGAGATGATATATGAGTTAATAGAAATAGTAATAGTAATGGGGGCCTGTTAACATTTTGAATGCAGTGGAATTTCGCCAAGCTTGCTTGGATTTCCGGTTTTGTGCCCCATTTCTTTGCCCCTCAAACCTACAAACGCAGTGTTCCCCTGTTTTATTAACTTATTGAGGAGAAAGGTATTATGCTTTGATATTGTAGAATGTGTTTAGCTTAAAGCCTTCATAATTTTCCTTGAAATTAATCTGAAACAATCCATTGAATTCCTCACTAGCATTTCAAGGAATGCAATTGGTATAACAAAATTCTCGTCTTATGCCTGCCTCCGCCAAATGGCTTGATGCCTTTACCCTTCAGTACATTTTTGTGCTGATTACACTATGCTCCCTCAGTTGTTGCAGCATGGGTATCCGAGGCCGAACTGATGGTGATCGCCTGAGAACAGTCTGGACCCCTGAAATGGATCGATATTTCATTGATCTCATGTTAGAGCAAGTTTGCAAAGGAAATGAATTTTGCCATTTTGTTTGATTCCTTCCTGCCCCACCCCTTGCATATATGTTTGAATGTTTTCAATAATGATGCTGGCAGGAGAAGAAACACGAGGAGTCAATATATAGGGATAAATTTGCTAAACTCAACATCAGTGATCATCATCAGGTAAATGTTtgatagttttttttccccatctTCTGGGTGGCCTGAAAATGCTGGTTGTTCAATCTACTTAGACCAATGATCACATTATTGAGTTGACATGCTTTTAAATTGTTCTTTGGTATGACAAGCTTCACACACAATTATTTGAAACCAACTGTAGGAGTATTAAACTTGAACGTGAGACTCATAGCCATTGGGAGACAAACTGAGTGAGATTTTTCgaattagtaattaaatatACCTTAGATTGAATAACTGCTGTCTTCGATCTTCAAGTGGAATAAATGAGCCAATCCTCAATGGGCGCCCAATTGAGTTTGCTAATGGTGATGTAGTTATTTCTCAACATACTGACCTGAGAGTAAACTTTGATTCCTGGTAGGAGGCTCAGAGTACTGGAGGATGCTCGCCACCTTTATTGAGTAAACAACCTCCTAATCTTAATAATAGAAGTGGTAATCTAGAGGAAATGTCTGAGAATTCTGCTTTTCAAGACGTGGACCAAGTTGATGCAAACAGTGAGCATATGGATCAGGGGAATGATGTAATGAGGGAAGACAAAGGTATATCTGGTGGGAGTGCATCTGGACGTTTTGGAGCCATCGACCTAGATGCTCATAATGTTGAAACCAGTGGTTCAGACACAAGCTCAACAAGAGGTAAAAATGCTGTAGATCAGATGGAAAACAGTGAATTCCCAAAGCCGAGTGCACACATAAAAGAAAGTGGATATGGAGGAACCGCAGAGGATGAAAAGGTTGAAACTGTTCAGTGTGAGGAAAAGCAGCGAAGGAAACGGAAACGAACAATAATGAATGATACACAGGTGGAACTTATTGAGAGAGCCCTATTAGATGAACCTGATATGCAGCGAAATGCAGCCTCAATACAATCATGGGCTGAGAAATTAAGTTTTCATGTATGTCAATGCTTCTAACTTTTTATtgagtgtttttattttaaattttaaatttaacatAAGTTAACCATTGTGTTATCCAGGGTTCCGAGGTTACATGTCCACAGCTTAAAAATTGGTAAGTCATCCTTATATTTTCCTGTGTTCATTTTCTGCCAGGCATTTGAAACTACTTTTAGTAATCAATATGACTTGTTTTATTAActgcatttgtttttttggacgCAGCACAATGTTTATGTGCAAGATATTTTCGCACCGCACCAATCACTATCCTACTGCCGTGAATATTTGGATGGTTGCTTGTTATGAAAACATCATGTTTTTGTGTCTCCGCAGGTTAAACAATCGAAAAGCCAGGCTAGCCCGCACAGCTAAGGATGTTCGTCCAGCACCTGAGGCTGACAATGCGTTGCAAGACAAGCAAGGTGGGCGAGGACTAAGGTCCAACAACTCACCTGATACCCCTGGTGGAGATGCTTCCAGCCAACTAAATGTGAGGAGAGATCATCAAATCATGTTGAGAACTGGTATCAGGGAGATCTCTGAGACTAACGTGGCAGAAGCCGCTGCCCCCCGTGGTCCTGCAGAATTTGATCTGTGCAAGCAAGGCGACTCCATTGGCCTCATGGGTGCAAATGGAGAGGAGATTGGGAGAGGAAAGGTGTTTCAGGTGCGTGGCCAATGGTATGGAAGAAACTTGGAGGAGTTGAGGGCATACGTTGTGGATGTTAAAGACCTAAAAGCTAGAAGAGCAACGAGGCTTCCGCACCCGTCTGTAGCCACAGGTGTCTCATTTGAGGAGGCTGAAACAAAGATTGGCGTAATGAGAGTGTTATGGGATTCAAACATGACTTTCACATTGCGTCCTAAACGAGCAATGTAAGCCACAGGTTAAACGGCCTCGGCTTCGGCCTCTGTAGAACTACAAGTCGTTTCGTTACCTGCAAGATGTAAACGTGTAATCATTGTAATTACTTAGACctctttcccctttttttttctttttttcttttgataaacAGAGTTTGGAATTTTCCATATACATTATTACACACAGCTTTCTAACTTTGCGGAATGTTAAATATCGAGTTGTTCTGTCATCATCTAAAAAATGCAAAGTTGGTTTTAGGTAATTTACTAGGAATAACGTTGTCGAAATGATTTCATTTTCGTGGAAAGGAAGGCGGGctccagaaaaataaaagctattttggaaattgaaggacgacaaaatttattttggaaattgaagaaTTAAAATCCAAATTGGATTATAATTATTCCTAGTCATCCTTGAAAAAAAGACGTGTTATTACATGTCAAATCATATATGGATGACTGAAAACTTAACTCgtattaattttgaaattttgatatcCGAAATATGTACGAACAAATTTATCAAAAGTCAGGTTATTCTACACCATCATTAATATTAGGGATGGGCGCGGTCTAGTTCAATGTTTCGGTTTTCCGTCCCGATGCTCACCTccaattaatatattatcagCCGTCAGATCTTTTAAAGGACATGAACGGTTAAGATGAATAAGCAAGGAATGTCCCCAAACATAAAATCGCGCCAAAGAAGTAACGAAACATCGCTTTGTATTGTAACACCTGCTTGGTTGAGGTCGAATAATTGACAGAGCGAATCGGAACAAGCGCAACCATCTCTCAAACCCTAGACCTACCCTTCGCTACCCCATCACTGTAACATGGAGCTCGGTCCTCTCCCTCATTCGACGTATTGTTCTTcattcttcgtcttcttcatcaacaGAATCCCAAACCTTAACCCTAATCCGAAGATGTAGAAGACGAAGAATCTGCTGGCAAATTCGTTCATCGTCGAATTTGATGGCGCATTCGTTCATCGTCGAATTTGATGGCGCATTCGCTCATCGTCGAATCTGATGGCCGATTCGTTCGTCATCGAATCTGCTCGCTGATTCGTTCGTCATCGAATCTGCTCGCTGATTCGTTCGTCATCGAATCTGCTCGCTGATTCGTTCATCGTCTTCGCACCATCGGATGAGCTTCGGCTCCGAAGAGACCTACATTAGGTTTTGAGCTTCCGCAAGTCTCTTGCTATCTTACGTGCACTCGTCAGGTTGGCCCTACATCTTTCTAACCTAATTACTTGCATTTATTTTAGTGCTCTTTGAATCCAATTTTGAGATCTAGTAGCATTTCATTTTAGCGATCTTTCTATTTTTACTGTgagtttggatttttctttttttatttcctggGATTTGCATTTTGGATGCAAATCATATGCCAATACAATACGTTGAGAGACTTGAAAGATAGTTGTTGCCTGAATTTAAGCAGCACGCCATTTGTAGGTGGTTGTTGAACATCTTCTgttggaattgaaaattaaggCGATGTAGGTTTGTCTATTATGAGCTGAATTGCTTTCTATGTATGCCTATCTTTATGGCAACAGCTTGGAAACTGAAATTTCAGGTTGATCCTTTCCCATTTCTGGTTAGGAACTAAAGCTCAGTGACATTAATTCCTAGGTTATGCATACCAGCAATAAAACTCAGATGCACCAAATTTATTGTATGCATCAATTAGTCTTGTTACTTTAGTTCCCTGTAGTTCTTAAGCTGGTAGCAATTTGAGTAAATCACACAAAGAGCAGACGTGGAGTTTCTAGTATGGTTGTCACAAAAGAAGGTGAAAATCTTGCCTTTGGGGTTACCTTTTTTCAACTTACGTTAGCCACTATTGATGCTATAGAAACCTTTAGAACCTATGCTGCAGGTTTGTtaaattgttataaaacttaattatttatagGGTTTGATGActttgggttttatttatttttagcatttattgtttgttgttctttttccttcctgatgttttgtgtatttttcCGTTGTCACATAATTTTGTCGTGCTGctgtatatgtattatttgTTATGTGTACTTTCCGTCTGTTACATCTTCACAGCATACAGTAAATTACACACACATGTAGAGATACACTGACCAAACCATGTAGAAGATTCATGTTTCCAACAGTTACTAGGTTGGATATGATTTTAGGGCAAATTAGAGTTCCGTTGATGGAAGTTCATTGCTTGTGTTTCTTTAGATGGAGGTGACAATACGAAGTAAAATGCTATTTCAATGTTTTAACTGGATTATTGCAAATGTgaactttctgtttttcttctcttttctttttctcctatgGAAATTGGATAAATATAGGTAGCTAGCTACACAGAATAAAAGGTTTGCGTTTCTCTGATTATGAGTTAGGCAACCTCGAAATAGAAGGGTTGTTTAATCATTTGCATCCAGAAATTTCCATCCTAATAATGATGTATAGAAGTTCTAATTATATGTTTAATTAGAGACCCTGTGAAAACATAATAAACGTGGATGGTGGATATGCCCTATAAGTTTCGTTTTTGTAACTTTTAAGGTTTAGGATTGCAGTTTATATTTGCTTCTGGTTTCTTGAATCTCTCTCGCCTTcagaattggatttttttggcCCATAAATTTACTTACAGGAGACCAAGTTGTCACCAGGCATAAAAAGACGAATAACGAACCATACTAATCAATGTTCTGCAGTGATCGatcacccccaaaaaaaaaagaagggatgGGCCAATGCGAATTGAAAGTGAGGACACGTGGCCAAGTCTAGGGTCGAGGCAATTAAGCAAACCAGTCCAGTCCACTAACTCtataaattctaaattataatACAAAAGGAAACGACATCgtatgaagaagaaaaccttCATCTTAAAAGGCGCCTGATCTCGCAAATGATAAAACCTTAACCCTCGGGCCCTCAGAGTCCCCAAACGCGAGTGAGAGCAGATCTGAGAAAATGAGAGATGTGAAACACAGAGAAGGTCTGGAAACCCTAACAATGGCATTGTCTCTGTGATCCGAGCCTTCGCTGTAGATCAGAGACATGAGcgtgaagaaagagagagacgaCGGGGCATGAAGAAAAGCTCCTCCAATGCGATTCTTGTTTTGCGAGGTTTAACGCCTCGATGACCGCCATTGATCCACGATCGGATCCGTTCAAGAGCTCACCGTTGAAATCGCGTAGTAATTAACACCAAGACCAGAGATCTGATGGGGCTAGGTATGGGGTTTCCAGGACCCGTCAAagttgattttgaaatttagggtttactGAGatcattgttttttatttgatagaGCGACATGCCTGAGGAATTAATTAGTAGGTCGGTCTTTAATTCAATGCATTAATGCGTTCGCTGTTTGCTTCCATTCCAGGTACACTCCCTGTCTGCTTGCTCAAGATGCGATAGTGCGATGTGGACTGATAGAGGCACTGACAGCGGGCCTTCCATATCTTTAAGGTTTTACTCCTTACTCATTCAAGCATGTTgatatatgtttttcttttgtaaaatttcattttttgtttttaaatggaaacaaaatgaacaaaaataagtttCCAGAGGCAAATAGCATAGTATTGTTGAAAACTTGAACGATATAtctgacaaaaacaaaattgacacACATTATGGGAGCTCTTTGAAATAgcatatttttgttgaatgatGTATTCTGATATGAGGGAGTGGGGGACGGTATCTTACATATGGAATCAGGAACATTGTGACATTACATCAGTGATACACGGTGGCGTGGTGAATTTAAAAGTAATCATTTGTAGCAATATCGGATGGTCTAATAACCATGCATAACTAGACTGTTCGGCAACTTGATGTTCTGACCAAAAGAGAACATCGGATGATGGGGTTTCTCTAACTTTCAATGTAACATGAGTTGGAAGACATTAGAACgtgaaaattcataaatggGTTAGTGCATTATTCAAATATTGTCGCACACAATGTTCTAGTTAATGTAAGTAATCTGAGCTTCTGAACTTTTCAAGTTAGGATGAGAATGCAAGGAGTCTCAGAAGTTCTCAGTATTTGCTTTTGCATCTATGCACCCAAGCAATGTTTATAGGTTATTACCatggaaataaaatttgaagcaGTAAATTTCGTAGAACTAAAATTTATCTGCCCACATTGTCAAATATATACGGAGGATAGATATGCAGTTATAAATTTAGAAGTCtattcactctctctctctctctctctctctggtgtTCTGTTATATTTAGTTGTAGTTGGTACATATCAATCTTAATTTGATATAATTTCTCATTGTAGTTGTTTATCATTCATATTTTGTTATCTATTGACAATACCTTTGGATTGTGTACAAGCTGGAAGatataaaacatatataatttctgttttaattgttttccGTGTATTGGTAGGTATTCTTTTTGGTAGTAAAATGGTGTTTAAAATGAAGTTATGAATGTACAAATGTAGTAATagagtattttaaaaattttcttcaGGATGTTGTGTTCTGGTTTGCGATCTTTAACATTCAGTGGTTATCCCACACCAAACGTTCTTCCTATGAGTTGCAGcatcttgcattttaaataaaagaaccTGTTGttctatgtattttttgttattgacaTAACAAACTGTTCTTCCTATCATTCCCACTTGTTGcattttaactttaatttttttttcctatggTTTTTTTGATATGCTTTTATATTACTACCTTTCAAGTTTGTCCACATTTTAAAGACATTATCGTTCCTGAAATGCCAGCCTTTTATTTTGTAGGTAATTTTTTAGGATTGATGTTTCTTCTAGAGACAtgcaatgaatttttttgtcagTTAGTTCGTTAGTGCGACCTTCTTGTGTTTGTTGTGTCGTACACTTGCATATTCAGTAGTTCTGCTTCGGTTCAACTTATTATTTTGCACACTGAACATCTGGTTTATTTCAGTGTTTATTCCAATTGTTATTATTTCTGATGGTTctaattgtttaattttgtctCAACTTTTGAGTcttgatattattttattaattgtttaactgatttttttttccccaggTTCGCCTCAaatttcccttttgtttttttgcctAATTTGATctaatttcaatcaaaacaagtCTGTGTAATAtcaattcttttatttgaGTGCTGCGGATTGTAGTTTTTACTTGGATATACTTCCGACCCGAAATACTGAATTGGGCGTCGTCAAGTTTAAGGTTTATTGTAAACGTCCAAATAGGACACCTAAAGGCCCATGAAAGACAAAATTGGCCCAATGAATGAGCCATAAACGATCAAAAAGGCCCACTGGAAAACCCATACAAGGTAAATTGGCTCAATGGAGGGCCCATAAACCACAAAATGGACCCAATGAATGGTCACTAAACGACAAAGTAGTCCCAATGAAGGGCCACGGAATGACGATGTAATCCCACAGAAGAGTCACTAGAAGACAAAAGAGGACAAAATAGGCCCAAAAAAGGCATGTAATATACAGAGGCCCAATAAAGGGCCACTAAACGCCAAAAATGGCCCCAGGAAGGCACTCTAAAGACAAAATAGGCCCAATAAAGGCGACTAAACGACAAAGATTAGCCCGAATAAAGGAT
Proteins encoded in this window:
- the LOC18768784 gene encoding nodulin homeobox — encoded protein: MSENSAFQDVDQVDANSEHMDQGNDVMREDKGISGGSASGRFGAIDLDAHNVETSGSDTSSTRGKNAVDQMENSEFPKPSAHIKESGYGGTAEDEKVETVQCEEKQRRKRKRTIMNDTQVELIERALLDEPDMQRNAASIQSWAEKLSFHGSEVTCPQLKNWLNNRKARLARTAKDVRPAPEADNALQDKQGGRGLRSNNSPDTPGGDASSQLNVRRDHQIMLRTGIREISETNVAEAAAPRGPAEFDLCKQGDSIGLMGANGEEIGRGKVFQVRGQWYGRNLEELRAYVVDVKDLKARRATRLPHPSVATGVSFEEAETKIGVMRVLWDSNMTFTLRPKRAM